One genomic segment of Gossypium arboreum isolate Shixiya-1 chromosome 3, ASM2569848v2, whole genome shotgun sequence includes these proteins:
- the LOC108475822 gene encoding uncharacterized protein LOC108475822, whose amino-acid sequence MANRQPQFQLTVHHCLTPNKDRHLSKIGFQLQIRTFLDDDWQGDYQDQFVLPEFVFGSDRHRNYVNRRLLEAGWVDPGSLERILDIAFSDGKLILEKEKNGFDNMVMIIFRVKRIVMREDDEIAATAAMELSMREDPMLIPATKESIQALTKAKLGEGDGDGDGDGFKCVICMEKLVEVVACMPCSHIFHEDCIKKWLNNSHFCPLCRYPMPTDAKKC is encoded by the coding sequence ATGGCTAATAGGCAACCACAATTTCAATTGACGGTACATCATTGTCTAACTCCAAACAAGGATCGTCACTTATCAAAAATCGGATTTCAGCTTCAAATTCGTACGTTTCTCGATGATGATTGGCAAGGGGATTACCAGGATCAATTCGTTTTGCCAGAATTCGTGTTCGGCTCCGATCGACACCGTAATTACGTCAACCGTCGTTTACTTGAAGCCGGATGGGTCGATCCAGGCAGCCTCGAGAGGATATTGGATATCGCTTTCTCCGACGGAAAGTTGATTTTAGAGAAAGAGAAGAATGGATTTGACAACATGGTAATGATAATTTTTCGAGTTAAAAGGATCGTGATGAGGGAAGATGACGAGATAGCGGCAACGGCAGCAATGGAATTGTCAATGCGAGAAGATCCGATGCTCATTCCCGCGACGAAAGAATCGATCCAAGCTTTAACAAAAGCGAAGCTTGGTGAAGGTGATGGCGATGGCGATGGCGATGGTTTCAAGTGCGTGATTTGTATGGAAAAGTTGGTAGAAGTCGTAGCTTGCATGCCATGTTCTCATATCTTTCATGAAGATTGTATCAAGAAGTGGCTCAATAATAGTCATTTCTGTCCATTGTGTCGTTATCCGATGCCTACCGATGCGAAAAAATGTTAG